One window of Cohnella hashimotonis genomic DNA carries:
- a CDS encoding LacI family DNA-binding transcriptional regulator, which produces MSDEQERPPAKATTLKDIAEQTGFTINTVSRALKNKGDISAATIKLIRQKAEELGYIGNVMASSLRSGTTKTIAVIVADVSNPHFSIAVKEIERAARMQDYTTFILNAYEDQEVERKAIQSALSKNVDGIIICPSQGSENNLAFLERTGTPFVLLGRHLEDDTMDYVVSDDEKGGYLATMHLLELGHRDILFLNAHHSISSSRERLAGYKRAMAESGFAVNPELIREVPHLTGGVKNELSEVIKSRLAYTALFAFNDMMAWESIYVLNKHHIRVPDQISVVGFDNIQSRLFVPFPLTSVSNAKGKTSRKAFEILLKKMHKQNSGKRYHEVVDTRLVVRESTRSLL; this is translated from the coding sequence ATGAGCGACGAACAAGAACGCCCTCCGGCCAAAGCCACAACTTTAAAGGACATTGCCGAGCAAACCGGGTTTACGATCAATACGGTGTCTCGCGCGCTTAAAAATAAAGGGGATATCTCTGCCGCCACCATCAAGCTGATCCGTCAAAAAGCCGAGGAGCTCGGTTATATCGGCAATGTCATGGCCAGCTCGCTTCGTTCCGGCACCACGAAGACGATCGCCGTGATCGTCGCGGACGTATCGAATCCGCATTTTTCCATCGCCGTCAAGGAGATCGAGCGAGCCGCGAGAATGCAGGATTATACCACTTTTATTTTGAACGCGTACGAGGATCAGGAGGTCGAACGCAAGGCGATCCAGTCCGCGTTGTCCAAAAACGTGGACGGCATCATCATCTGCCCCTCTCAGGGGAGCGAAAATAATCTGGCGTTTCTGGAACGCACGGGTACCCCGTTCGTTCTGTTGGGACGGCATTTGGAAGACGATACGATGGACTATGTCGTAAGCGACGACGAGAAGGGCGGCTACCTGGCTACCATGCACCTGCTTGAGCTCGGACATCGCGACATCCTGTTCCTGAATGCGCATCATTCGATATCGAGCTCGCGCGAGCGATTGGCCGGCTACAAAAGGGCGATGGCTGAATCGGGCTTCGCCGTAAATCCGGAGCTGATCCGCGAAGTACCCCATCTGACCGGCGGCGTCAAAAACGAGCTAAGCGAAGTCATCAAATCCCGGCTCGCCTATACCGCGCTTTTCGCTTTTAACGATATGATGGCCTGGGAGTCCATTTACGTATTGAACAAGCATCATATCCGCGTGCCGGATCAGATCAGCGTCGTCGGCTTCGACAACATTCAATCCAGGCTGTTCGTTCCCTTCCCGCTCACGAGCGTCAGCAATGCGAAAGGAAAAACCTCCAGAAAAGCGTTTGAGATCCTGCTGAAAAAAATGCACAAGCAAAATTCCGGCAAACGCTATCATGAAGTCGTCGATACGCGGCTTGTCGTCCGGGAAAGCACAAGATCGTTGTTGTAG
- a CDS encoding ATP-binding protein: MHSITDQELLTAYTTALESSLDIEFVKQIRNELLRRNILFDRREGSILTKMLGKAELDYDQLVKYSLEAIFVLQHWKVLYVNQTGFNFLGLSYPDEIIGVDIRHFLHPDDHGVFIEQFSNISGSNSAPVELVEQKMIRKDGEFIDVVIAAAPYVMGHETLIQLRVLDSTTRKAAEKRLSAAEKLSAIGQMAAGIAHEVRNPLTTVKGFVQLLQKQVSHSYFDIIVEELDNAIKTLNNLLQVAKPDLDDEPSVSIHLCPELDSLIFLFQEKLYNIKVTKIFLDQDKQISGKKNLLFKAFFNLIKNALESIEGKGELTIEHFYKDGFIHLKFKDSGVGIPEEQMKMLGTPFFSTKNDGTGMGLTQVFTTIHQHGGSINVTSKLGQGTTFHLHLPANHLYSEK, translated from the coding sequence ATGCACAGCATTACCGATCAAGAATTGCTTACAGCTTATACCACCGCATTGGAATCAAGTCTTGACATTGAATTTGTGAAGCAAATTAGAAATGAATTGCTGCGCCGCAATATTTTATTCGATAGACGGGAGGGCAGTATCTTGACTAAAATGCTTGGGAAAGCAGAATTGGATTACGATCAATTGGTTAAGTATTCACTCGAAGCTATATTTGTGCTTCAACATTGGAAAGTCCTCTACGTGAATCAAACCGGATTCAATTTCCTAGGATTGTCCTACCCCGATGAAATTATTGGAGTCGATATTCGGCATTTTTTGCATCCGGATGATCATGGCGTTTTTATCGAGCAGTTTTCCAATATTAGTGGCAGCAACAGCGCGCCCGTTGAGCTTGTCGAACAAAAAATGATTCGGAAAGACGGCGAATTCATTGATGTCGTTATCGCGGCTGCGCCTTACGTTATGGGCCATGAGACCCTTATTCAACTTAGGGTGCTGGACAGCACGACGCGGAAAGCCGCGGAAAAACGCTTATCCGCTGCCGAGAAATTATCCGCAATCGGGCAAATGGCGGCCGGGATTGCGCATGAGGTTCGAAACCCCTTGACGACCGTTAAGGGGTTTGTTCAACTTTTGCAAAAGCAGGTCAGCCACTCCTATTTCGATATTATCGTAGAAGAGCTGGATAATGCCATTAAAACGCTCAACAATTTATTGCAAGTCGCAAAACCGGATTTGGACGATGAACCAAGCGTTTCCATCCATTTATGTCCGGAGTTGGATTCCTTAATATTTTTGTTTCAAGAAAAATTGTATAACATTAAGGTAACCAAAATTTTCCTTGATCAGGACAAGCAAATCAGCGGCAAGAAAAATTTGTTGTTTAAAGCGTTTTTTAATTTAATAAAAAATGCGCTGGAATCAATTGAAGGAAAAGGAGAACTTACGATTGAGCATTTTTACAAAGACGGATTCATTCATCTCAAGTTTAAAGATTCGGGCGTCGGGATTCCGGAAGAACAAATGAAAATGTTAGGTACGCCCTTTTTTTCGACGAAAAACGACGGTACGGGCATGGGATTAACGCAAGTATTTACAACGATTCATCAGCACGGAGGATCGATTAACGTCACAAGTAAATTAGGCCAGGGTACGACCTTTCATCTTCACCTCCCTGCCAACCATTTATATTCCGAAAAATGA
- a CDS encoding LLM class flavin-dependent oxidoreductase codes for MSDLTTSQMEIGISTFLEAAPRAGGVTHAERLRQAVEEINLSEQVGLDVYAIGEHHRADYASSAPAVILAAAAATTKRIRLSSAVTVLSSDDPVRVYQAFSTLDGLSNGRAEIMAGRGSFIESFPLFGYNLDHYDSLFDEKLELLLAIRDSEKVSWRGGHRPAIKNLGVYPRAVQEPLPVWIGTGGNPESAVRAGTLGLPVVFAIIGGMPERFAPLVTLYKEAAAKAGHDVSKLQISTHSHGFISDTTEKAADLFYPSTAAQMNTIGRERGWPPYTRDSFDAARSLRGALYVGDPEYVAEKIVLLRQNLGLTRFLLHVDVSTLPHRELLRTIELLGTKVAPIVHKELARQAAQK; via the coding sequence ATGTCCGATCTAACGACTTCTCAAATGGAAATAGGAATCAGCACGTTTCTCGAGGCGGCCCCGCGTGCGGGCGGCGTCACGCATGCCGAGCGGCTTCGGCAAGCGGTCGAAGAGATCAATCTGTCCGAGCAGGTCGGCCTCGACGTCTATGCGATCGGCGAGCATCATCGGGCCGACTACGCGAGCTCCGCGCCGGCCGTCATTCTGGCCGCCGCAGCGGCGACGACCAAGCGGATCCGGCTTTCGAGCGCTGTAACCGTCTTGTCCTCCGACGATCCGGTGCGCGTCTATCAAGCGTTTTCGACCTTGGACGGCCTGTCGAACGGGCGGGCGGAGATTATGGCCGGCCGCGGCTCGTTTATCGAATCGTTCCCGTTATTCGGGTACAACCTGGACCACTACGACAGCCTGTTCGATGAAAAGCTGGAGCTTCTGCTCGCGATTCGCGATTCGGAGAAGGTCAGCTGGCGCGGCGGCCATCGTCCCGCGATCAAAAATCTCGGCGTCTATCCGCGCGCCGTCCAGGAGCCGCTGCCCGTATGGATCGGCACCGGCGGCAATCCGGAGTCCGCGGTTCGCGCCGGTACGCTTGGGCTTCCGGTCGTGTTCGCCATTATCGGCGGCATGCCCGAGCGCTTTGCGCCGCTCGTAACCCTCTATAAAGAGGCGGCCGCAAAGGCCGGTCACGACGTGAGCAAGCTGCAGATCTCGACGCATTCGCACGGCTTCATTTCGGATACGACCGAGAAGGCCGCCGATTTGTTCTATCCTTCGACCGCGGCCCAAATGAACACCATCGGGCGCGAACGCGGCTGGCCGCCGTACACACGCGATTCGTTCGACGCCGCCCGCAGCCTGCGCGGCGCGCTCTACGTCGGCGATCCGGAGTACGTCGCCGAGAAGATCGTACTGCTGCGACAGAATCTGGGCCTGACGCGCTTCCTGCTGCACGTGGACGTCAGCACGCTGCCCCATCGTGAGCTGCTTCGCACGATCGAGCTGCTCGGCACGAAGGTGGCGCCGATCGTTCACAAGGAGCTGGCCCGCCAAGCCGCGCAAAAATGA
- a CDS encoding sensor histidine kinase produces the protein MKLTTFGKVIGLILCLLIPIIVLYGYSYRVSIDTVRGTIEDQNSSRLGFFVNQMDMMVDQLVKHSVTTSRDYSIREYLEGRSRDDLRVQLQRQSRIVDMLNMQTSTSAWSNQIIFYLKDSKETISTDYSAKYNEALIDGRKLGEWSHENMLTFGIKENLFTRLQETDHPNVLVEVRFNDVNLKNMLVSLKQQAAREPFLYFPGEDPIMGFNADFAAVKQTAAELDRQTLAGSGSFNVKLNGGKYIVHYVRSASLGWYLVDMVPLGTYFAPINMSRNLVYASIALLMTLSVLAALLLYRNVQRPISLLLRGVRHMRDGDFSFRLSKRPGNEFDFLFLGFNEMAKQIQELIDKVYKETLRSKEATLKQLQSQINPHFLYNCLFYIKNMANLGEKQAVVDMALNLGEYYRYTTRQEQETTTLQEELKLIRNYLNIQSMRLQRFHFEIEIPEAMLSLRIPRLLLQPLVENAVIHGVENSVQFGLIVVRGEQDNGVIRVAVDDNGPGVSEEKLAALQARLAVPMDEHTGTGLWNIHQRLIYMYGGRSGLAFAKSPLGGFRAELIWEEKEGAL, from the coding sequence ATGAAACTCACTACGTTCGGAAAAGTCATCGGGCTTATTCTTTGTTTGCTGATCCCGATCATTGTGCTGTACGGCTATTCCTACCGGGTCAGCATCGATACGGTGCGGGGGACGATCGAGGACCAGAACAGCAGCCGGCTGGGCTTTTTCGTCAATCAGATGGATATGATGGTCGATCAGCTGGTGAAGCATTCCGTAACGACAAGCCGGGACTACAGCATTCGGGAGTATCTGGAGGGCAGGTCCAGGGACGACCTCCGCGTACAGCTGCAGCGGCAATCCCGGATCGTCGACATGCTCAATATGCAGACAAGCACGAGCGCATGGAGCAACCAGATCATTTTTTATTTGAAGGACTCCAAGGAAACGATCTCCACCGATTATTCGGCCAAATACAACGAAGCGCTCATCGATGGGCGGAAGCTTGGCGAGTGGTCGCACGAGAATATGCTGACCTTCGGCATCAAGGAAAATCTGTTTACCCGCCTCCAGGAGACCGATCACCCGAATGTGCTGGTCGAGGTCCGGTTCAACGACGTGAATCTGAAAAACATGCTGGTCTCGCTCAAGCAGCAGGCGGCGCGCGAGCCGTTTCTGTATTTTCCCGGCGAAGATCCGATCATGGGCTTCAACGCCGACTTCGCCGCCGTGAAGCAGACGGCCGCCGAGCTGGACAGGCAGACGCTTGCGGGAAGCGGGAGCTTCAACGTCAAGCTGAACGGCGGCAAATATATCGTACACTATGTCCGCTCGGCGTCGCTCGGCTGGTACTTGGTGGACATGGTGCCGCTCGGGACATATTTTGCCCCGATCAACATGAGCCGCAACCTGGTATACGCTTCCATCGCGCTGCTCATGACGTTAAGCGTGCTGGCCGCGCTGCTGCTGTACCGCAACGTACAGCGGCCGATCAGCCTGCTGCTGCGGGGCGTCCGGCATATGCGGGACGGCGATTTCTCGTTCCGGCTGTCCAAGCGGCCGGGCAACGAGTTCGACTTTCTGTTCCTCGGCTTCAACGAGATGGCCAAGCAAATTCAGGAGCTGATCGACAAGGTTTACAAGGAGACGCTGCGTTCCAAAGAAGCTACGCTCAAGCAGCTTCAGTCGCAGATCAACCCGCACTTTTTGTACAACTGCCTTTTTTACATTAAAAATATGGCCAATCTGGGAGAGAAGCAGGCCGTTGTCGACATGGCGCTTAATCTGGGCGAATATTACCGGTATACGACCCGGCAGGAGCAGGAGACGACGACGCTTCAGGAGGAGCTCAAGCTGATTCGCAACTATTTGAACATCCAGTCGATGCGGCTCCAGCGCTTCCACTTCGAGATCGAAATTCCGGAGGCCATGCTCTCCTTGCGTATCCCGAGGCTGCTGCTGCAGCCCTTGGTCGAGAACGCGGTCATACACGGCGTCGAGAACAGCGTCCAGTTCGGACTGATCGTCGTCCGAGGCGAGCAGGACAACGGCGTCATTCGCGTTGCCGTGGACGATAATGGACCGGGCGTCTCCGAGGAGAAGCTGGCAGCGCTGCAGGCAAGATTGGCCGTTCCGATGGACGAGCATACCGGAACAGGCCTGTGGAACATCCATCAGCGGCTGATCTATATGTATGGCGGCCGCTCGGGACTTGCGTTCGCCAAGTCGCCGCTCGGCGGCTTCCGGGCGGAATTGATCTGGGAAGAGAAGGAGGGCGCGCTATGA
- a CDS encoding response regulator, whose product MSEREELQLLLVDDEASVVDSLAETLPWPSIGIANVFKAYSGQEALEILNTNSVDVIISDIRMPGMDGLELLAQVKRRWKKIKFILLSGHAEFTYAQQAMAHETFDYLLKPASDEEILGKVELAVETLRRERDEYRMQERVAKAFQESLPKLRGELLSELLQGFKYSPERLDKRMESLKIGLRPGAPFSLMLVRVEGQLLEMDFYSLSLMEYAIVNMAEEWFEDRFRLWSCKSVHGYLAFVVTATPEAAGELTMEALEQELRNKASQLQLSVDHYLHGTVSVLIGKQGEFPRDVKRLYEDLLLALRRQIGSQTGLFVQAADEIEQQPVHSLQRLYEPPLLLHLLESGNWELTEEKLTGIWSELNQRWAHSPEHLTEVFFSVYASFASFAHKNGKPLGDMIGPSLSDVAGLLPSRTAASLQSWMLDSFRMIRQSMVNEERDDREVAVGKIKSFVQKHLVEDVSLQALADHMYMHPVHVSRLFKLQTGENLSDYVLRLKMELAASLLANPAMKSYEISLRLGYQNPNYFNKVFKKYYSLTPQEYRQKLGSSVEDDRTRL is encoded by the coding sequence ATGAGCGAGCGGGAAGAGCTTCAACTGCTGCTCGTCGATGACGAGGCGAGCGTCGTGGACAGTCTGGCGGAGACGCTGCCCTGGCCGAGCATCGGCATTGCAAACGTATTTAAAGCGTATTCCGGACAGGAAGCATTGGAAATTTTAAATACAAATTCGGTCGACGTCATCATTTCCGATATCCGGATGCCGGGCATGGACGGCCTGGAGCTGCTCGCGCAGGTGAAGCGCAGGTGGAAGAAGATCAAATTTATTTTGCTGTCCGGCCATGCGGAGTTTACTTATGCCCAGCAGGCGATGGCGCACGAAACGTTCGATTATTTGCTTAAGCCCGCCAGCGACGAAGAAATACTCGGCAAGGTGGAACTGGCGGTGGAGACGCTGCGCCGCGAGCGGGACGAATACCGCATGCAGGAGCGGGTCGCCAAGGCGTTTCAGGAGAGCTTGCCGAAGCTGAGGGGAGAGCTCTTAAGCGAGCTGCTGCAGGGCTTCAAGTATTCTCCCGAGCGGCTGGATAAGCGGATGGAATCGTTAAAAATCGGTTTGCGGCCTGGCGCGCCATTCTCGTTGATGCTGGTTCGCGTAGAGGGACAGCTTCTGGAAATGGACTTTTACAGTCTGTCCCTGATGGAGTACGCGATCGTCAATATGGCCGAGGAATGGTTCGAAGACCGGTTCAGGCTCTGGTCCTGCAAAAGCGTGCACGGGTATCTTGCGTTCGTCGTCACCGCGACGCCCGAAGCGGCCGGGGAGCTGACGATGGAAGCGTTGGAGCAGGAGCTTCGGAACAAGGCATCCCAGCTGCAGCTGAGCGTCGACCATTATTTGCACGGAACGGTATCCGTATTGATCGGCAAGCAGGGGGAGTTTCCGCGAGACGTCAAGCGCTTGTACGAAGACCTACTGCTGGCGCTGCGCAGACAAATCGGCAGCCAGACGGGCCTGTTCGTGCAGGCGGCGGACGAGATCGAGCAGCAGCCGGTCCATTCGCTGCAGCGGCTGTACGAGCCGCCGTTGCTGCTTCATTTGCTGGAATCGGGGAACTGGGAGCTGACCGAAGAAAAGCTGACCGGCATCTGGAGCGAGCTGAACCAGCGGTGGGCGCATTCGCCGGAGCATCTGACGGAAGTTTTTTTCTCCGTATACGCTTCGTTTGCTTCGTTCGCCCACAAGAACGGCAAACCGCTCGGCGATATGATCGGACCGTCGCTGTCCGATGTCGCGGGGCTGCTGCCAAGCCGGACGGCGGCGTCCCTGCAGAGCTGGATGCTCGACTCGTTCCGGATGATCCGTCAGAGCATGGTGAACGAAGAGCGTGACGATCGCGAGGTCGCTGTGGGCAAGATCAAGAGCTTCGTGCAGAAGCATCTGGTGGAGGACGTCTCGCTGCAAGCGCTGGCCGATCATATGTACATGCACCCGGTACACGTGTCGCGGCTATTCAAGCTCCAGACGGGCGAGAACCTGAGCGATTATGTGCTCCGGCTGAAAATGGAGCTGGCAGCCTCGCTGCTTGCGAACCCGGCGATGAAGAGCTATGAGATATCGCTGCGGCTCGGTTATCAAAATCCGAATTATTTTAACAAGGTGTTTAAGAAATACTACTCGTTGACGCCGCAGGAATATCGTCAGAAGCTGGGGTCATCGGTCGAGGACGACAGAACGCGCCTTTGA
- a CDS encoding ABC transporter substrate-binding protein codes for MKKTWWNKVAAVTLLSALLAGCGNNGGDSASNSGTSDAAGSSGAAAPAGEKGKLTFWMKKQLFEDQNNLIVERAKQFGKENNVDVNVEVIAYEDFYPKWTAAIESKSVPDVSFFGYQEVGQFYGQGVLEDVSDLVGDLESKNGEIRPNVKKAVTFGGKQYGVPFWTESQVLYYRKDLLQAAGYTAPPATWDEFRDMAKKLTDPGKGLYGAGIGYGKGNSDAEFLTRGIIWAHGGSVDTQDGKTVIADSPETVQAASFIRDIFLTDKSTPPSAIGWDDSGNNKAYLSGQAAMIFNTGSVLATIKKDNSDLYEKTGIAPYPAGPKGTFIPGISNNLGIFKDSKNKELAKRFIAYILAPDWYKTWIETGAPLTGPIYTALTKEAVWQEEKNKAFVDSVEGFNFLGYPGEYNPKAGEVFNLRVVNDTFQKLLLESSYTPEAAIKDLQAKVQEIYNK; via the coding sequence ATGAAAAAGACTTGGTGGAATAAAGTAGCGGCCGTCACTCTGCTCTCCGCGCTTCTCGCCGGTTGCGGCAATAACGGCGGCGATAGCGCCAGCAATAGCGGCACAAGCGATGCTGCGGGCTCGTCCGGCGCTGCGGCGCCTGCCGGCGAGAAGGGCAAGCTCACCTTCTGGATGAAAAAGCAGCTGTTCGAGGATCAAAACAATCTGATCGTCGAGCGAGCCAAGCAATTCGGCAAAGAGAATAACGTCGACGTCAATGTCGAAGTCATCGCATACGAGGATTTCTATCCGAAGTGGACCGCGGCGATCGAGTCGAAAAGCGTGCCAGACGTCTCCTTCTTCGGCTATCAGGAGGTCGGCCAATTTTACGGACAAGGCGTGCTTGAGGATGTAAGCGATCTCGTCGGCGATCTCGAAAGCAAAAACGGCGAAATTCGTCCGAACGTAAAGAAGGCGGTCACCTTCGGCGGCAAACAGTACGGCGTACCGTTCTGGACCGAATCGCAGGTGCTCTACTACCGCAAGGATCTGCTGCAAGCGGCCGGCTACACGGCGCCGCCGGCCACGTGGGACGAATTCAGAGACATGGCCAAAAAGCTGACCGATCCGGGCAAAGGCTTGTACGGCGCCGGTATCGGCTACGGCAAAGGAAACTCCGACGCGGAATTCCTGACGCGCGGCATCATCTGGGCGCACGGCGGCTCGGTCGATACGCAGGACGGTAAAACCGTCATCGCCGACTCTCCTGAGACGGTCCAGGCGGCATCGTTTATCCGCGACATCTTCCTGACCGACAAGAGCACGCCGCCGAGCGCGATCGGATGGGACGACAGCGGCAACAACAAGGCTTATTTGAGCGGACAGGCGGCCATGATCTTCAACACCGGAAGCGTGCTGGCGACGATCAAGAAGGACAATTCTGACCTTTACGAAAAAACGGGCATCGCGCCATATCCGGCCGGTCCGAAAGGCACGTTTATCCCGGGCATCAGCAACAACCTCGGCATTTTCAAGGATTCGAAGAACAAGGAACTGGCCAAGCGGTTCATCGCTTACATTCTCGCGCCGGACTGGTACAAGACGTGGATCGAGACGGGCGCGCCGCTGACGGGACCGATCTACACCGCGCTCACGAAGGAGGCGGTATGGCAGGAAGAGAAAAACAAGGCGTTTGTCGACTCGGTCGAAGGCTTCAACTTCCTCGGCTATCCGGGCGAATACAACCCGAAGGCCGGCGAAGTGTTCAACCTGCGGGTCGTCAACGATACGTTCCAGAAGCTGCTGCTCGAATCCAGCTATACGCCGGAGGCCGCAATCAAGGATCTGCAGGCGAAGGTGCAGGAGATATACAACAAGTAA
- a CDS encoding carbohydrate ABC transporter permease: MKIRLDNKLAYLLMSPVLVYLLAIMLLPFGWALYLSFTDKTVGMPAHFIGLGNYVDLLKDPTFWKTVKNTIIFTAVAVVLKSAFGMVMALVLNEKIIFRNLFRVLLFLPWTIPTIVSVFTWQWIYSDVGGVLNYLLLKINAIGRPIGWLAKPDLAMMSVIIVNVWRGIPFMGIAILAGLQSVSKEMYEAAMLDGAGAVKRFFYMTLPSVKEVTILAAVMTTIWTLNDFEIIWLLTRGGPDNGTQVLSTLSYTIGFLNMSLGKAIAIAIMTMPPLIMLINYVTKRSLASAD; this comes from the coding sequence TTGAAAATACGATTGGACAACAAGCTCGCATACCTGCTGATGAGTCCCGTGCTGGTTTATCTGCTGGCAATTATGCTGCTGCCGTTCGGTTGGGCGCTTTACTTGAGCTTCACCGACAAGACGGTCGGCATGCCCGCCCATTTTATCGGCCTCGGAAATTACGTCGATCTGCTCAAGGATCCGACGTTCTGGAAAACCGTCAAAAACACGATTATTTTCACCGCGGTCGCGGTCGTGCTGAAGTCGGCTTTCGGCATGGTTATGGCGCTCGTGCTGAACGAAAAGATCATTTTCCGTAACTTGTTTCGGGTGCTGCTGTTCCTGCCCTGGACGATCCCGACCATCGTTTCCGTATTCACCTGGCAATGGATCTACTCCGACGTCGGCGGGGTGCTGAACTACCTGCTGCTGAAAATCAATGCGATCGGCCGCCCGATCGGCTGGCTGGCCAAGCCCGACCTCGCCATGATGTCCGTCATCATCGTCAACGTCTGGCGCGGTATTCCGTTCATGGGCATCGCGATCCTGGCCGGCCTGCAGTCGGTCTCCAAGGAAATGTATGAGGCGGCCATGCTGGACGGCGCCGGCGCGGTCAAGCGCTTCTTCTATATGACGCTCCCTTCGGTGAAGGAAGTCACGATCCTGGCGGCCGTCATGACGACGATCTGGACGCTGAACGACTTCGAGATCATCTGGCTGCTGACGCGCGGCGGTCCGGACAACGGAACGCAGGTACTGTCCACGCTTAGCTATACGATCGGATTTTTGAATATGAGTCTGGGCAAAGCGATCGCCATCGCCATTATGACGATGCCGCCGTTGATCATGCTGATCAACTATGTGACCAAGCGCTCGCTCGCCTCGGCGGATTAG
- a CDS encoding carbohydrate ABC transporter permease: MENRSLTKQVVVYVTLAFMLVCALFPLYWMFNTSFKSQGEIYNLTPNFWPKDFTWAGYDKLFEKGFLKNVKNSLVVSLVVSVFSIGVSMLAAYAISKLKFSGRGVVSKGILYAYLMPRSVLFIPLYMLVSALGVSNSIWGLMLIYPTITIPYATWMLISYFKSIPLEIEEAAMIDGCSRARTLRSVVLPLAAPGLAATFIFSFTLCWSEYLYALVVVTKGTDKTITLGLADMIVGDVFAWAPLMGGSIIASIPVVIMYLFTSKYMVSGMTVGGVK; this comes from the coding sequence ATGGAAAACAGATCGTTAACCAAACAAGTCGTCGTTTACGTCACCCTGGCCTTCATGCTTGTATGCGCTCTATTTCCGCTTTACTGGATGTTCAACACTTCGTTTAAGTCGCAAGGCGAGATCTACAATCTGACGCCGAATTTCTGGCCGAAGGACTTCACGTGGGCGGGCTACGACAAGCTGTTCGAAAAAGGCTTCCTGAAAAACGTCAAAAACAGCCTCGTTGTCTCCCTGGTCGTCTCCGTGTTCTCGATCGGCGTGAGCATGCTGGCCGCTTACGCGATATCGAAACTGAAGTTCAGCGGACGCGGCGTCGTCTCCAAAGGCATTCTGTACGCTTATCTCATGCCGCGGTCCGTCCTGTTCATTCCGCTCTATATGCTGGTGTCCGCCCTCGGCGTGAGCAATTCGATCTGGGGACTGATGCTGATCTATCCGACGATCACGATTCCCTATGCGACGTGGATGCTCATCTCGTACTTCAAGTCGATTCCGCTCGAGATCGAGGAAGCGGCGATGATCGACGGATGCAGCCGGGCGCGCACGCTGCGGAGCGTCGTGCTCCCGCTTGCGGCGCCGGGGCTCGCGGCGACCTTCATCTTCTCCTTCACGCTTTGCTGGAGCGAATATCTCTATGCTCTCGTCGTGGTGACCAAGGGTACGGACAAGACGATCACGCTCGGCCTGGCCGATATGATCGTGGGCGATGTGTTCGCCTGGGCGCCGCTGATGGGCGGCTCGATCATCGCCTCGATCCCGGTTGTCATCATGTACCTTTTCACATCCAAATACATGGTTAGCGGCATGACCGTAGGAGGCGTCAAGTAA
- a CDS encoding phosphoglycerate dehydrogenase gives MAAKKVLVTATNYAALCAEAKRLLEEAGCEIVENKLGRPHTYEELIPLVGDIDAVVAGVDTWDEAVFKHAPKLKAIARFGVGVDNIDLAQAKAYGIQVTNVPGGNANAVAELTVGLILSMMRNIPALQESAKRAYWDRRVGVELAGRTVGLLGFGNIAQMVARKLQGFDVKLIAYDKFPNAAKAEALGVDLVGSDEVLRQSDVVSMHLPSLKETHHMMSDAQFGMMKESAYFVNTARGALVDEQALYRALQGGRIAGAAIDVYEREPVAADNPLLRLDNLLATPHTAAETAETYRRVGLATAQALLDVFAGREPANLLR, from the coding sequence ATGGCGGCAAAAAAAGTGCTCGTAACGGCGACGAACTATGCCGCGCTCTGCGCGGAGGCCAAGCGGCTGCTGGAGGAAGCGGGCTGCGAGATCGTCGAGAACAAGCTCGGACGTCCGCATACGTACGAAGAGCTGATCCCGCTCGTCGGCGACATCGACGCCGTCGTGGCGGGCGTGGATACGTGGGACGAAGCCGTATTCAAGCATGCGCCGAAGCTGAAGGCCATCGCGCGCTTCGGCGTCGGCGTGGATAATATCGATCTGGCGCAGGCCAAGGCGTACGGCATCCAAGTGACCAACGTGCCCGGCGGCAACGCCAACGCCGTCGCGGAGCTGACGGTCGGCCTGATCCTGTCGATGATGCGCAACATCCCCGCGCTCCAGGAATCCGCCAAGCGTGCTTATTGGGACCGCCGTGTCGGCGTTGAGCTGGCGGGCAGAACCGTCGGTCTGCTGGGCTTCGGCAACATCGCGCAGATGGTTGCGAGGAAGCTGCAGGGGTTCGATGTCAAGTTGATTGCTTACGATAAATTCCCGAACGCGGCCAAAGCGGAGGCGCTTGGGGTGGATCTGGTCGGCTCGGACGAGGTGCTGCGGCAGAGCGACGTCGTCAGCATGCACCTGCCCAGTCTCAAGGAGACGCATCATATGATGAGCGACGCGCAGTTCGGCATGATGAAGGAGAGCGCCTACTTCGTTAATACGGCGCGCGGCGCGCTTGTCGACGAGCAAGCGCTGTACCGGGCGCTGCAGGGCGGGCGCATCGCCGGCGCCGCGATCGACGTCTATGAGCGCGAGCCGGTCGCTGCCGACAATCCGCTGCTGCGGCTGGACAACCTGCTCGCAACGCCGCATACGGCCGCCGAGACGGCGGAGACGTACCGGCGCGTCGGCTTGGCGACGGCGCAGGCGCTGTTGGACGTGTTCGCTGGCCGGGAACCCGCGAATTTGCTCAGATAG